The nucleotide window CAGCTCGATGACCTCATCGGCGATGGCGCTGAGGGTGGGTGGGTGGATGCCGTACTTCCCCTCTCCCATCAGGGCCTCGCCCGAGAGCTTGAGGAGAATGCGCTTGTATCGGAGCGGTTGGGTCGTGTCGGAGGACATGCGCGTCCGCTTCTATCCCCCGGATTGCGGCATATCAACGCCCGAGTCGGACAAGACGGCCACACCGTCCACGGCCAACGCCCTGGCAGGCCCCAGGAGCCCTCCAGGGGCAATAAAAGAGAAGGGCCGCGTCCCCCGCTCCCCAGGAGGGAGTCGGAAGGGTCGCGGCCCTCGGGGCCAACCGCGAGGACCTCCGATGGAGGCCCTCCGGAGGGCTCAGCCCTGGCCCAGCGTCTTGGCCACTTCGGCGGCGAGGTCGTCCTTCTTCTTCTCGATGCCCTCACCCACCTCGAAGCGGACGAAGCGGCGCACGGAGACCTTCTCGCCAATCTTCGCGGCGCGCTCGGTGATCATGTCGCCGACCTTCTTCTTGTCGTCCTTCACCCACAGCTGGTCCACGAGGCAGACCTGCGTGTAGTACTTCTCCATCTTCCCGACGAGGATCTTCTCCAGCATCGCCTCGGGCTTGCCCTGCTGCTTGAGCAGCTCGCGCTCGATCTCGCGCTCCTTCTCGAGGTTCTCGGAGGGCACTTCCTCGCGGCGGACGAACTTGGGGGCGGCGGCGGCGATCTGCATGGCCACCTCCTTCACCAGGTCCTGAAAGTCCGGGTTGCGCGCGACGAAGTCGGTCTCACAGTTGACCTCCACCAGCACGCCGATGCGACCGCCGTGCACGTAGGTGCCCACCAGACCCTCGGCGGCGACGCGGCCTTCCTTGCCGGCGGCGCGGGAGATGCCCTTCTTGCGCAGCCACTCCTCGGCCTTCGCGAAGTCGCCGCCGGACTCGGCCAGCGCCTTCTTGCAGTCCATCAGGCCCGCGCCGGTCCGCTCGCGGAGGTCCTTCACCATCTGGGCGGTCACTTCGGCCATGTTCTTCTCCTGCCTCCGCCACCACGTGGGCGCCATGCGCCGGGCGGAGCATTGATGTTCAAGGGGTACGGAGTACGACGGGAAACACGGACGGCCGGGTGACAGGCGTTCTGCTCCGCCACCCGGCCGCCACGAAGACACTGGAGTGAAACGGGGGGATTACTCCGCCGCCGTCTCGCCCGCGGCCGCCTCGCCGCCCTCGGTCGCGGGCTGCTCGGCGACGGCCGGCGCGCCCTTCATCTCGACGAGGGGGCCACGGCGCTCGCCGCCACGGTCACGGTCGCCACCACGGCGGTCGCCGCCACGGTCATTGCGGCGCGGGCCACGGCGGTCATCACGCTCACGGCGGTCGTCACGGCCCTCGCGCTCCTCCTGCTCGTCGCGGTCCGCCGCGCCGGAGGCACGGTAGCGGGCCGCGCCCTCGATGCAGGCCTCGGCGATCTTCGACGTGAAGAGCTTGATGGAGCGGATGGCGTCGTCGTTGCCGGGAATCACGAAGTCGATGCCGTCCGGATCGCAGTTCGTGTCGACCAGGCCAATCACGGGGATGCCCAGACGGGTCGCCTCGTGGATGGCGATGTGCTCCTTCTTCGGGTCGATGATGAAGACGCAGCGGGGCAGCTTGGACATCTCCTTCACGCCGCCCAGGTTCTTCTCGAGCTTCTCGCGCTCGCGCTCCAGCGAGGCGACTTCCTTCTTGGGCAGGCGCTCGAAGGTGCCGTCCTCGGCCATCTTCTCCAGCGTCTTGAGCCGGTCGATGCCCTGCTTGATGGTCTTGAAGTTGGTCAGCGTGCCGCCCAGCCAGCGGCTGGTGACGAAGAACTGACCGGCGCGCGAGGCCTCCTCGCGGATGACGTCCTGCGCCTGCTTCTTGGTGCCGACGAAGAGCACCGAGCCACCGCGGGCCGTGATGTCCGCCACGAAGCGGAAGGCCGAGCGGGCCATCGTGACCGTCTTCTGGAGGTCGATGATGTAGATGCCGTTGCGGGCACCGAAGATGTACGGCTTCATCTTCGGGTTCCAGCGCTTGGTCTGGTGGCCGAAGTGGACGCCGGCCTCCAGGAGCTGCCGCATCGTGATGCCGCCGGCGGCGGCCATGGCCTGCTGCTGGTTCTGCGTTTCCTGCGTGTCGATCGACATGTTGTTTCTCCGGTTCATCCGCCACACCCGATGCGAAGCTCCGGCCGTGACATCCGGGAGGGGCCGCTCCTTTCGGAGGGGCTCACCCACGGTTGCACCGGCGACCGGCACGGGCGTGTGTGAGTTGGGTACGACTCGGGGTAGATACCCCCACCCCAGACTACGAGGCGGGGGGTCCTTAACAGAACCCTTCCGGGCGGCGCAAGCTTCGCCGCACCGGCCGTGCCGGGAAGCAGGCGGAAAGCCCCCTCCCCCGCCCTCCAGGC belongs to Myxococcus fulvus and includes:
- the tsf gene encoding translation elongation factor Ts, which translates into the protein MAEVTAQMVKDLRERTGAGLMDCKKALAESGGDFAKAEEWLRKKGISRAAGKEGRVAAEGLVGTYVHGGRIGVLVEVNCETDFVARNPDFQDLVKEVAMQIAAAAPKFVRREEVPSENLEKEREIERELLKQQGKPEAMLEKILVGKMEKYYTQVCLVDQLWVKDDKKKVGDMITERAAKIGEKVSVRRFVRFEVGEGIEKKKDDLAAEVAKTLGQG
- the rpsB gene encoding 30S ribosomal protein S2 yields the protein MSIDTQETQNQQQAMAAAGGITMRQLLEAGVHFGHQTKRWNPKMKPYIFGARNGIYIIDLQKTVTMARSAFRFVADITARGGSVLFVGTKKQAQDVIREEASRAGQFFVTSRWLGGTLTNFKTIKQGIDRLKTLEKMAEDGTFERLPKKEVASLEREREKLEKNLGGVKEMSKLPRCVFIIDPKKEHIAIHEATRLGIPVIGLVDTNCDPDGIDFVIPGNDDAIRSIKLFTSKIAEACIEGAARYRASGAADRDEQEEREGRDDRRERDDRRGPRRNDRGGDRRGGDRDRGGERRGPLVEMKGAPAVAEQPATEGGEAAAGETAAE